The following coding sequences lie in one Microvirga sp. 17 mud 1-3 genomic window:
- a CDS encoding N-formylglutamate amidohydrolase: protein MTLSPALRREDPAEETASAPWPVETIEGAVESGVLLLCDHASNAVPPDLGDLGLPPTEFQRHIAYDIGAAGVTRSLARRLNAPAVLTRFSRLIIDPNRGRDDPTLVMRLSDGAVVPGNARITDEEVQERIRRFYDPYDAAVSTAVERAMAAGHPPVIVTIHSFTPIWRGWPRPWHVGILWDADARYARPLIEALQAEEGLVVGDNEPYDGALLGDTVDRHATRRGLASALVEIRQDLIAAEAGQEEWAERFARLLTPLLADADLRIPAPQPTRTRDRLRRH from the coding sequence ATGACTCTCTCCCCTGCGCTCCGGCGCGAAGATCCCGCCGAAGAAACCGCTTCCGCGCCCTGGCCCGTCGAGACCATCGAGGGGGCGGTCGAATCCGGCGTCCTGCTCCTGTGCGACCATGCGTCCAATGCGGTTCCGCCGGATCTCGGCGATCTCGGCCTCCCGCCCACCGAATTCCAGCGGCACATCGCCTACGATATCGGGGCGGCAGGCGTGACCCGCTCCCTGGCCCGGCGCCTAAACGCTCCGGCGGTGCTGACGCGCTTCTCCCGCCTCATCATCGACCCCAACCGGGGCCGGGACGATCCCACCCTCGTGATGCGCCTCTCCGACGGGGCCGTGGTTCCGGGCAATGCCCGTATCACGGACGAGGAGGTGCAGGAGCGGATCCGACGCTTCTACGACCCCTACGACGCGGCCGTTTCGACCGCCGTCGAGCGCGCCATGGCGGCAGGCCACCCGCCGGTGATCGTCACGATCCACAGCTTCACGCCCATCTGGCGCGGCTGGCCCAGGCCCTGGCATGTGGGGATTTTGTGGGATGCGGATGCGCGCTATGCCCGGCCGCTGATCGAGGCCCTGCAGGCCGAGGAGGGCCTCGTCGTCGGCGACAACGAGCCCTATGACGGCGCGCTCCTCGGCGATACGGTGGACCGGCACGCCACGCGGCGCGGCCTCGCCAGCGCCCTGGTTGAGATCCGGCAGGACCTGATCGCCGCCGAGGCGGGCCAGGAGGAATGGGCGGAGCGTTTCGCGCGGCTTCTCACCCCTCTCCTGGCCGATGCGGATCTCAGGATTCCGGCGCCCCAGCCGACCCGCACCCGGGACCGTCTGCGCCGGCATTAG
- a CDS encoding DMT family transporter yields MPPTRMSTPSPQARLDTGFASAFTALCLGAVAMGISPIFVRYASADVGPFASAFWRVFLALPLLYGWMRIEEARNPQAPRASFPKPTILAGLAFTGDLLFWHLSILETTVANATFFATTAPFFVVLVTWLVLKQRIAAGTIAGLGFCLLGGTALIGQSLHVDPARIRGDMFGLATAFFFGLYFIFAGRARAVAGAARVTFESGVITSAALLVVALVLDGRVLPQTGQGVAALVAMAFISHAGGQGLLAIALGRLSPVFSSLVIFLEAVAAALFGWLLLGEALTPVQALGGAAILAGIWVARPRSAKS; encoded by the coding sequence ATGCCCCCGACCCGCATGTCCACCCCCTCCCCCCAGGCACGCCTCGACACGGGCTTCGCGTCCGCCTTCACGGCCCTCTGCCTCGGGGCCGTCGCGATGGGCATCTCGCCGATTTTCGTCCGCTATGCCTCGGCCGATGTGGGGCCTTTCGCGAGCGCCTTCTGGCGCGTCTTCCTGGCCCTGCCGCTCCTCTACGGCTGGATGCGGATCGAGGAGGCGCGCAATCCTCAAGCCCCCCGCGCCTCCTTCCCCAAGCCCACGATCCTGGCCGGGCTCGCCTTCACGGGGGATCTGCTCTTCTGGCACCTGTCGATCCTCGAGACCACGGTCGCCAACGCCACCTTCTTCGCCACCACGGCGCCGTTCTTCGTCGTCCTGGTCACCTGGCTCGTCCTGAAGCAGCGGATCGCGGCCGGCACCATCGCGGGCCTCGGCTTCTGCCTCCTGGGCGGCACCGCCCTGATCGGCCAGAGCCTCCATGTGGATCCAGCCCGGATCCGCGGCGACATGTTCGGTCTCGCGACCGCATTCTTCTTCGGCCTCTACTTCATCTTCGCCGGCCGGGCGCGCGCCGTGGCGGGCGCAGCCCGGGTCACGTTCGAAAGCGGGGTCATCACGTCCGCGGCGCTCCTCGTCGTCGCGCTCGTCCTCGACGGCCGCGTCCTGCCGCAGACGGGCCAGGGCGTCGCGGCTCTGGTGGCCATGGCGTTCATCAGCCATGCGGGCGGCCAGGGGCTCCTCGCCATCGCGCTCGGACGCCTCTCCCCGGTCTTCTCATCCCTCGTGATCTTCCTGGAGGCCGTGGCGGCGGCACTCTTCGGCTGGCTCCTCCTGGGCGAGGCGCTGACGCCCGTGCAGGCGCTCGGCGGCGCGGCCATCCTGGCCGGCATCTGGGTCGCGCGACCGAGGTCGGCAAAGTCCTAG